The window GGGTGCTCGACCTGGGCGCCCCGGACATCCCGGCGAACGAGTACGCGGAGGTCGCCCGGCAGGCCGCCGGAGGTATGAGCGTCACCAAGATCGCCGATGACTGGAGCGTGAGTGCCGAGCGGGTCGAGCAGATCCTCGCCCACACCGGTGCGCCGGGGCCCGACAGGACGCCGGTCACGACCATCGCCTGGCGGCTGGCGCACCTGCACTTCGAGTTCGCCGGCGCCTGGGAGTGGACCTTCGGCGAGCGACGGCAGGATCCGAAGCTGCTGGTCGACTTCACCCCCTCCGCCGCATTGGCGGTCGAGCGGTTCTGGGAGGAGATCGACCGCTGGCGCGCCCGACTCGGCAGCGTCACCGACGAGCAGCTCGACACGGTCGGCTTCTCCCGGTATCCGTACGGCTCCCACTCCGAGGAACCCTTCATCAGTGTGCTGTCGGGGGACAACCTCGAGTTCATCCACCACATGGCCGAGATCGCGTTGCTCCGCGACCTGTGGCAGGCCCGCTTCACGACGTCCGGGTAGGCCGAGGCACACCACCACGGTGAACCCCCACGCCGCATGACACGCGGTGAGAGTGGCACACGGGACGTCGGACGTGAGCCCGACCGTCGGGCCCGCAGGACGGAGTTGGACGATGTCGGTCGATCTCGTGGGATTCCTCGGCGTGGTGATGCTCGCCTACCTGGTGCCCGGGCCCGACTTCCTGGTGATCGTGCGGGCGGCCGCTCGGCGGCCTTCGCTGGGCAGAGCGGCCGCCCTGGGTGCGCAGACCGGGCTCTGCGTCCACATGTGTGCCGCCGCCCTGGGTCTGTCGGTGATCGCCACCAGGTCGGCCTACGCGTTCACCGCGATCAAGTTGGTGGGCGCCGCCTACCTGGTCTACCTGGGCGTACGGGCTCTGCTCGACGCCCGGCGCGGCGCCGCTGGGCGGCACGCCCCGCACGCCGCGCGGCGGGGAACCCCGGCCGGGGCGTCCACGCCGGAGGACACGGACGGGGCCGGCCCGAGCGCGGCCGCCGACGACGATCGCCGTGGCAGTTTCGTGGAGGGCTTCCTGACCAACGTCCTCAATCCCAAAGCAGCCCTGTTCTTCCTCAGCATCCTGCCCCAGTTCGTCGACCGGAGCGGCTCGCTCACCGAACAGATCTTCCTTCTCGGCGCGCTCGACGTCGTCATCGGAGTCTTCTACTGGCTGGGGCTCGTGGGCCTCGCCGCCCGCCTGCGGTCCGTGCTGGGCCGCCCGGCCTGGCGGCGCCGCTGGGAGCCGATCACCGGCTGCGTCTTCATCGCCATCGGCATTTCCGTCGCCGCGACGGAGTGACGGCGGACGCCGCTGCCGACCGGGCCGACATGGAGGACGTCCTGTCCGGGCCGGGGCCGAACGGCCTCTGGATTCATGCCTGCTGGGGCGTGGCCGGGTCACGTTCCCTCCTGGCCCGGGCGGACCACGACGGCGGGGTACTTCACCGGTCCGCCGCGTTCGAAGTGCAGGGTGAAGGTCACGAGGTCACCGGCCTGCCAGTCCGCGTTCGCCGGCACGATCACGTCGAGGCCGCTCGGGGACATGGCGATGCTTGCGCCTGCCGGGACGGGGACCGGGGCCACCGTCCGGGCGGAGGCCGACCGGGCGCCGGTCATGCGGTGGCTGCTGAGCCTGGCGGCTCCGTCGGCACCTCGGCCGGGCCGCTCTCGCCGGTGACCAGGGACAGGTCGACGGCGGAACTGCCCTCCACCACCTCGCCGTCGGTGGCGACCCGCTCCCCCGGCCGCACGACGAAGACGTGTCCGGCCCGCAACTCCTCGACGGGGATGAGCCGTTCGGTGCCGTCTTCGCGTACCGACACCTCCTTGGCGGCGAGTTGGGCCAGCGAGCGCAGCGCGGCCCCGGTCCCGCCCCGGGCTCGCGCCTCGAGGAAGCGGCCCGCCAGCACGAACAGGGGTACGCCGACGGCCGCTTCGAGGTAGATGTGCGCGACACCGTCCGGGGCGGAGGGCACGAGGGTGAACGGCATCCGCATCCCGGGGTCGCCCGCCCCTCCGAGGAACAGCGCGTACGCCGACCAGGCGAAGGAGGCCACCACGCCCAGCGACACCAGGGTGTCCATGGTCGCCGTGGAGTGCCGCAGTCCTCGTACCGCCCGTACGTGGAAGGGCCGGGAGCTCCACACGACGACGGGCGCGGTGAGGGCGAAGCACAGCCACTGCCAGTTGCGGAACTGGAGAGCGGGCGCCATCGACAGGACGAGCACGGGCAGCGCGAGCAGGGCCGTGACGACGAGCCGGTCACGCTCCGGCCGTGTGTCCTCGGGCTCGTCGTGGTCCGCGGGCCCCTGCTTCCTCTGCTGGGGCGGTTCGGGCAGGGTGGCCGTGTACCCGGCCTTCTCGACGGTCGCGACGAGTTGGCCGGTACCGATGTCCGCCGGATGGGTCACGCGGGCCCGGCCGGTGGCCAGGTTGACGCTCGCCGTGACCCCGTCCAGCTTGCCGAGCTTCTTCTCGACACGGTTCACGCAGGCCGCGCAGGTCATTCCGCCGACAGCCAGATCGGTGACCACCAGAACGGCCGCTGGTTCCGCGCCCATCAGCGGTCCCCCTCGTGCATACCGTCCATGCCGCCCATGTCCCCGGTGTTCTCGGCCTCTCCGGTGCCGCTGCCGCTCGTGCCGGGGCCGTGCATTGCGGGTGCGACGGGTCCGACGGAGGCTCCGGCGGCGTACGCGCCTGTGAAGATCAGCGCCAGCAGCAGGAGGAAGCCGCAGAGCGCGGGCGGGGGTACCGCCGTCCGCAGGAACGCGGCCGCGCCGGGTGTCGAGGATTGCCGGGACTCGTCCATCAACCGCTTCTCCCGATGACGTCGTACGGCGTCACTCGGATCGCGCCGTACCGACTCAGTGGTCGGGCCGACCGAGAATCGAGTTCCTCTCGGCTTCTATGGCGCACGTCACACGCATGGCATCCGTTGGCATGTCGCTCCAGGAGGCGGACGCGGCCGAAGGCCGCGACGGATCGACTCGCCGTGTCGGGGCCGCGTCCAGGCCTCGTCGAGGCGAGCGCGGCCGGTGAGGCGGAGATCACGAAGGCCGCGAGGGCAAGGTCACAGCCCCTGCCTCTGCTGTGACTCGACGAATCTGCCCTAGCATCCGAGCATGACGGTCCTGCCCAATGACGGGCTCTCGCTGGCCGCCGAGTTCCCTTCCGCGACACATGAGCAGTGGCGACGCCTGGTGGCGGGCGTGCTGAGCAAGTCGGGCAAGGTGGTCTCGGACGAGACGGCGGAGGCAGCCCTGTCCACCGCGCTGGAGGACGGGCTCACCACCCGCCCGCTGTACACGGCGCTCGACGACGCCCCTGATCCCGGCCTTCCCGGCTTCGCACCCTTTGTACGAGGCGGCCGCCCCGAAGGAAACACCGTCGGCGGCTGGGGCGTACGGCAGCGGCACACGACGGCCGACTCCGGCGCGGTGCTCGCGGACCTGGAGAACGGCGTCACCTCGCTCTGGCTGGTCGTCGGCGAGGGCGGTTTCCCCGTGTCCTCGCTCGCGCGAGTCCTCGAGGGTGTCTACCTCGACCTGGCGCCCGTCGTCCTCGACGCGGGACGTGACACCGAGTCCGCCGCGCGGGAGCTGCTGCGACTGTACGAGGAGCGCGGCATCGCCAAGGAGGCCGTACGCGGCAGCCTCGGCGCGGACCCGCTCGGCCATGAGGCACGTACCGGCGAGGCGTTGGACTTCGCACCGGCCGCCGCTCTCGCCCGGCAGAGCGCCGAGGAGTACCCGGGGCTGCGCGCCCTGACCGTGGACGCGCTGCCGTACCACGAGGCGGGAGGCTCGGCCGCGCAGGAGCTGGGCGCGTCCCTGGCGACCGGTGTCGCCTACCTGCGGAAGCTGACCGAGGCGGGGCTCACCGTCGAACAGGCCTGTGCGCAACTGGAGTTCCGGTACGCGGCCACCGCCGACCAGTTCCTGACCGTCGCCAAGCTGCGCGCCGCGCGCCGGCTGTGGGCGCGCGTCGCCGAGGTGTGCGCGGCGCCGGGGGCGGGCGCGCAGGTGCAGCACGCCGTGACCTCACCGGTGATGATGTCGCGCCGCGACCCGTGGGTGAACATGCTGCGCACGACCATCGCCACGCTCGCCGCCGGAGTGGGCGGCGCCGACGCCGTCACCGTGCTCCCCTTCGACCACGCCCTCGGTCTGCCGGACGCCTTCGCGCGCCGTATCGCCCGCAACACCTCGACGATCCTGGTCGAGGAGTCGCATCTGGCGCGAGTGATCGACCCGGCAGGCGGCTCCTGGTACGTGGAGCGGCTCACGGACGAACTCGCCCACGCGGGCTGGGAGTTCTTCCGGCACATCGAGGGCCAGGGCGGTCAGGCGGCCGCCCTGCGCTCGGGCCGTCTCGGCGAGGACCTGGCGAACACCTGGGAGGCCCGCACCGCGAAGCTCGCCAAGCGGCGCGAGCCCATCACCGGGGTCAGCGAGTTCCCGAACCTCGCCGAGCGACCGGTCGAGCGTGAACCCGCACCCGAGCCGCCGTCCGGGGGCCTTCCGAAGGTGCGGCGCGACGAGGCGTACGAGTCCCTGCGTGCCCGTTCCGACGCGCACCTCGCCGCCACCGGAGCCCGGCCGCGTGTCTACCTGGCCACCATCGGCCCCGCCGCCGCCCACTCCGCCCGCACCGCGTTCGTCTCGAACCTCTTCCAGGCCGGCGGCATCGAACCCGTCACGGAGGGCACCTTCGAGGGCAGTGGGGCCACCGAGGTGTGCCTGTGCTCCAGCGACGCGCTGTACGAGGAGCAGGCCGACAGCACCGCCCACGACCTCAAGGCGGCAGGCGCCCGGCATGTGTTCCTCGCCGGCCGCCCCGGGCAGTACACGGACGTCGACGCGTACGTCTTCGCGGGCTGCGACGCCGTGGCCGTGCTCTGTTCCACCCTCGACCGCATGGGAGTGTCCTGATGGGAATCCCCGACTTCTCCGGAATCGAGCTGGGGAAGCCGACCTCCGGCGGCGCGACCGACGACTGGCATGCGGCCGTCAAGGCGGCGTCCGGCGGCGACGAGACGTTCTGGGAGACCCCGGAGGGCATCGCCGTCAAGCCGCTCTACACCGGCCGTGACCTGGAGGGTCTGGACTTCCTGGGGACCTATCCGGGCGTCGCGCCGTTCCTGCGCGGCCCGTACCCCACCATGTACGTCAACCAGCCCTGGACGATCCGGCAGTACGCGGGCTTCTCGACGGCCGAGGAGTCCAACGCCTTCTACCGGCGCAACCTCGCCGCCGGCCAGAAGGGCCTGTCGGTCGCGTTCGACCTGCCCACCCACCGCGGCTACGACAGCGACCACCCGCGGGTGACGGGTGACGTCGGCATGGCGGGCGTGGCCATCGACTCGATCCTCGACATGCGGCAGCTCTTCGACGGCATCCCGCTCGACAGGATGACCGTGTCGATGACGATGAACGGTGCCGTGCTGCCCGTCCTCGCGCTGTACATCGTGGCGGCGGAGGAGCAGGGCGTACCGCCGGAGAAGCTGGCCGGGACCATCCAGAACGACATCCTCAAGGAGTTCATGGTCCGCAACACCTACATCTATCCGCCGAAGCCGTCGATGCGGATCATCTCCGACATCTTCGCCTACACCTCGCAGCGGATGCCGCGCTACAACTCCATCTCGATCTCGGGATATCACATCCAGGAGGCGGGCGCGACGGCCGACCTGGAGCTGGCGTACACGCTCGCGGACGGCGTGGAGTACATCCGTGCGGGGCGTGAAGTCGGCCTGGACGTCGACGCGTTCGCACCGCGGCTCTCCTTCTTCTGGGCGATCGGCATGAACTTCTTCATGGAGATCGCCAAGATGCGGGCCGCGCGGCTGCTGTGGGCGAAGCTGGTGCGGCAGTTCGACCCGCAGAACCCCAAGTCCCTCTCCCTGCGCACCCATTCACAGACCTCCGGCTGGTCGCTGACCGCGCAGGACGTGTTCAACAACGTGACCCGTACGTGCGTCGAGGCCATGGCGGCCACCCAGGGCCACACCCAGTCGCTGCACACCAACGCCCTCGACGAGGCGCTCGCGCTGCCCACCGACTTCTCGGCGCGCATCGCCCGCAACACCCAGCTGCTCATCCAGCAGGAGTCGGGCACGACCCGGGTCATCGACCCGTGGGGCGGCAGCGCCTACGTGGAGAGGCTCACGCACGACCTCGCGCGGCGGGCCTGGCAGCACATCGAGGAGGTCGAGGCGGCGGGCGGCATGGCCAAGGCCATCGACGCGGGCATCCCCAAGCTGCGCATCGAGGAGGCCGCGGCCCGCACCCAGGCCCGGATCGACTCCGGGCGCCAGCCGGTGATCGGTGTCAACAAGTACCGCGTCGAGACCGACGAGCAGATCGACGTCCTCAAGGTCGACAACTCCTCCGTGCGCACCCAGCAGATCGAGAAGCTGCGGCGGCTGCGGGCCGAGCGCGACCCGCGGGCGTGCCAGGACGCGCTGGACGCCCTGACGCGGGCGGCCGGAGGCGAGGGCAACCTGCTGGAGCTGGCGGTGAACGCGGCCCGCGCCAAGGCCACCGTCGGGGAGATCTCCGACGCCCTGGAGAAGGTCTACGGGCGGCACGCGGGACAGATCCGTACGATCTCCGGCGTGTACCGCAACGAAGCAGGCGAGTCCCCGTCCGTCGACCGCACCCGCACGCTGGTGGACTCCTTCGAGGAGGCCGAGGGGCGCCGCCCGCGCATCCTGGTCGCCAAGATGGGCCAGGACGGCCACGACCGCGGCCAGAAGGTGATCGCCACCGCCTTCGCCGACCTCGGTTTCGACGTGGACGTCGGCCCGTTGTTCCAGACGCCCGGCGAGGTGGCACGCCAGGCGGTGGAGGCGGACGTGCACATCGTCGGTGTCTCGTCGCTCGCCGCCGGCCATCTCACCCTCGTGCCGGCGCTGCGGGAGGAACTGGCGGCGGAGGGCCGGCAGGACATCATGATCGTCGTGGGCGGGGTGATCCCGCCGCAGGACGTGCCGACCCTGCTGGAGATGGGTGCGGCAGCCGTGTTCCCGCCCGGGACGGTGATCCCCGACGCCGCGTACGACCTCGTTCAGCGTCTCGCGACCGACCTCGGGCACGACCTGTGATCGAACTCGACACCTATGTCGAGGGTGTGCTCGGCGGGAAGCGGGCGCTCATCGCGCGCGCCATCACCCTCGTCGAGTCCACCCGCCCCCAACACCGGGAACTGGCACAGGAGTTGCTCACCGAGCTGCTCCCGCACAGCGGGCGGGCCCGGCGGATCGGTGTCAGTGGTGTGCCGGGCGTGGGCAAGTCGACGTTCATCGACGCGTTCGGCACGATGCTGACCGCGCTGGGGCACCGGGTGGCGGTGCTGGCCGTGGACCCGTCCTCCAGCCGGACCGGCGGCTCGATCCTGGGTGACAAGACCCGGATGGAACGCCTGGCCGTGGACCCGGCGGCCTTCATCCGGCCCTCCCCCACGGCCGGCACCCTCGGCGGGGTCGCCAAGGCGACCCGCGAGTCGATCGTCGTCATGGAGGCGGCGGGCTACGACGTGGTGCTGGTGGAGACGGTCGGCGTCGGCCAGTCGGAGACCGCGGTCTCGAACATGGTCGACTCCTTCCTGCTGCTGACGCTGGCCCGCACCGGCGACCAGCTCCAGGGCATCAAGAAGGGCGTCCTGGAGCTGGCCGACGTGATCGCCGTCAACAAGGCCGACGGGCCGCACGAACGAGACGCCCAGGCCGCCGCACGGGAGCTGGCGGGCGCCCTGCGGCTGATGCACGGCAAGGACGCGGCCTGGACCCCGCCCGTGCTGAGCTGCAGCGCCCGCGAGTCGGCCGGCCTGGACACCGTCTGGCAGCGCCTCGAACAGCACATCACGCTCCTCGACTCCACCGGCCGGCTCGCCGCGAAGCGCCGCGACCAGCAGGTCGACTGGACCTGGACGATGGTCCGCGACGAGCTGCTCGGCCGTCTGCACGCCGATCCCGCCGTACGCGCCCTCGCACCGATGCTCGAACAGCGAGTACGCGACGGCGAGTTGACAGCCACGCTCGCCGCCGAGCAGATCCTGCGGGCGTTCGGCGACACGGCACGATGACCCGTCCACGAGCCGAGGCCGACGACGACGGCCGGAGCACGCACTGACCGCCTTTCCGCCGGATCGGGACGGCGGGCGAACCTCTCGGAGAGGCGGAACGCGACAGTGACGATCAGTGGGTCACGAACTGCTGTCACGCACGTCGAGTGCGGCCCAGGGGTCGTCGACCTCCTGCGCCCCGGCCGCCGCCTCCTGAGCTGCCGCCTCGGCGGCCGCCGCCCGGGCCCGCTCCTGGAACGCCACGGCCCGGCGCGCCTTGGCGATGACCTCCATATGGTCCGCACCGAACGTCGCGGCGTCCAGCCGGGCGTTGAAGGCGGTCACCACCTCCGGACTGATCGTCTCGAGAGCGGCGCGCAGCTCGGCGAGCGTCTGCGGGCCCTCGACGTTTTCGAACCCGTACAGGTCCGAAGATGTTTCGGGGCTCGGCTCGTGCGGTAGCGCGGACATGTGTGTGACCTCCCGTTGTGATGCAGCCACGGTACGCGGTGGTTATGGCCGCTGTGCAGGGGGACAAGGCTCGCAGCACGAGGGCGGCTCGCGGACCACGCACTCCCCTGCCGCGTCGCGCCGCTCACGCTCGGCCCTCGCGGGAAGCGCCTCATGTGCTCGTCGTGACCGAGCGAAAGCAGCCGATCTCAGAACGGATGCCCTCCTCGCGAGACAAGTCCGGTCCATATCCGTACCGAACGGTGTCAACGGCCGAGCCGTACACCGCGGAAGGAATGTCCAGGATGGATCCCTTCGCCGCCGTACCACGCGCCCTCGCGGCAGAAATCACCGGACATATGCGCATGTCTTTGGAGGAGG of the Streptomyces aurantiacus genome contains:
- a CDS encoding DinB family protein, whose translation is MEIDGVRTDRLGLLLDQFDRAREMAEVRLTGLSDEEFLWEPVPDCWSLRRRNEAATPRAFGPGEWVLDLGAPDIPANEYAEVARQAAGGMSVTKIADDWSVSAERVEQILAHTGAPGPDRTPVTTIAWRLAHLHFEFAGAWEWTFGERRQDPKLLVDFTPSAALAVERFWEEIDRWRARLGSVTDEQLDTVGFSRYPYGSHSEEPFISVLSGDNLEFIHHMAEIALLRDLWQARFTTSG
- a CDS encoding LysE family translocator; this translates as MSVDLVGFLGVVMLAYLVPGPDFLVIVRAAARRPSLGRAAALGAQTGLCVHMCAAALGLSVIATRSAYAFTAIKLVGAAYLVYLGVRALLDARRGAAGRHAPHAARRGTPAGASTPEDTDGAGPSAAADDDRRGSFVEGFLTNVLNPKAALFFLSILPQFVDRSGSLTEQIFLLGALDVVIGVFYWLGLVGLAARLRSVLGRPAWRRRWEPITGCVFIAIGISVAATE
- a CDS encoding copper chaperone PCu(A)C, which translates into the protein MTGARSASARTVAPVPVPAGASIAMSPSGLDVIVPANADWQAGDLVTFTLHFERGGPVKYPAVVVRPGQEGT
- a CDS encoding methylmalonyl-CoA mutase subunit beta, with translation MTVLPNDGLSLAAEFPSATHEQWRRLVAGVLSKSGKVVSDETAEAALSTALEDGLTTRPLYTALDDAPDPGLPGFAPFVRGGRPEGNTVGGWGVRQRHTTADSGAVLADLENGVTSLWLVVGEGGFPVSSLARVLEGVYLDLAPVVLDAGRDTESAARELLRLYEERGIAKEAVRGSLGADPLGHEARTGEALDFAPAAALARQSAEEYPGLRALTVDALPYHEAGGSAAQELGASLATGVAYLRKLTEAGLTVEQACAQLEFRYAATADQFLTVAKLRAARRLWARVAEVCAAPGAGAQVQHAVTSPVMMSRRDPWVNMLRTTIATLAAGVGGADAVTVLPFDHALGLPDAFARRIARNTSTILVEESHLARVIDPAGGSWYVERLTDELAHAGWEFFRHIEGQGGQAAALRSGRLGEDLANTWEARTAKLAKRREPITGVSEFPNLAERPVEREPAPEPPSGGLPKVRRDEAYESLRARSDAHLAATGARPRVYLATIGPAAAHSARTAFVSNLFQAGGIEPVTEGTFEGSGATEVCLCSSDALYEEQADSTAHDLKAAGARHVFLAGRPGQYTDVDAYVFAGCDAVAVLCSTLDRMGVS
- the scpA gene encoding methylmalonyl-CoA mutase; its protein translation is MGIPDFSGIELGKPTSGGATDDWHAAVKAASGGDETFWETPEGIAVKPLYTGRDLEGLDFLGTYPGVAPFLRGPYPTMYVNQPWTIRQYAGFSTAEESNAFYRRNLAAGQKGLSVAFDLPTHRGYDSDHPRVTGDVGMAGVAIDSILDMRQLFDGIPLDRMTVSMTMNGAVLPVLALYIVAAEEQGVPPEKLAGTIQNDILKEFMVRNTYIYPPKPSMRIISDIFAYTSQRMPRYNSISISGYHIQEAGATADLELAYTLADGVEYIRAGREVGLDVDAFAPRLSFFWAIGMNFFMEIAKMRAARLLWAKLVRQFDPQNPKSLSLRTHSQTSGWSLTAQDVFNNVTRTCVEAMAATQGHTQSLHTNALDEALALPTDFSARIARNTQLLIQQESGTTRVIDPWGGSAYVERLTHDLARRAWQHIEEVEAAGGMAKAIDAGIPKLRIEEAAARTQARIDSGRQPVIGVNKYRVETDEQIDVLKVDNSSVRTQQIEKLRRLRAERDPRACQDALDALTRAAGGEGNLLELAVNAARAKATVGEISDALEKVYGRHAGQIRTISGVYRNEAGESPSVDRTRTLVDSFEEAEGRRPRILVAKMGQDGHDRGQKVIATAFADLGFDVDVGPLFQTPGEVARQAVEADVHIVGVSSLAAGHLTLVPALREELAAEGRQDIMIVVGGVIPPQDVPTLLEMGAAAVFPPGTVIPDAAYDLVQRLATDLGHDL
- the meaB gene encoding methylmalonyl Co-A mutase-associated GTPase MeaB, whose translation is MIELDTYVEGVLGGKRALIARAITLVESTRPQHRELAQELLTELLPHSGRARRIGVSGVPGVGKSTFIDAFGTMLTALGHRVAVLAVDPSSSRTGGSILGDKTRMERLAVDPAAFIRPSPTAGTLGGVAKATRESIVVMEAAGYDVVLVETVGVGQSETAVSNMVDSFLLLTLARTGDQLQGIKKGVLELADVIAVNKADGPHERDAQAAARELAGALRLMHGKDAAWTPPVLSCSARESAGLDTVWQRLEQHITLLDSTGRLAAKRRDQQVDWTWTMVRDELLGRLHADPAVRALAPMLEQRVRDGELTATLAAEQILRAFGDTAR